The Pseudomonas rhizosphaerae genomic sequence ACGATGTCAATGCCGATATTGAATGGGGCGAGCAATAAGTTGATATTGTCTTTGATTGTAGGGTTGTTCTTTAAAACCTCTGCCAGCTCAGTGCCATCCAGGACGTTCAGCTTTGTATGATGTACAGATTTATCGAGCAAATAGTATCTTTGAGGGAAAGCCCGGAGTGGGCTCACATGATTGACCTGGAGGCCGCTCAAAGCGGATAGTACATGCTTTGAAGTGATATTAACCATCCGCGATAGGATTGCTGCGAATGGACTGCTGCTTCCTTCAAGCGATGAAAAGCTTCCAAACGATCTATTTAGCTCTGTAGCGTGCTTCATAAATACAAGAGAGTCTGGCGATATCAGCTTTAGTAACTCTGATCTGGATCGGCTCAGCACACTAGGATCGATAACATCTGAGAAAATGTCAGAATTGTTGCCTTCCTTTTTATATCCGAAAATGACCCCGCCTAATTTGTTATACTGTATGTATTCAACAACTTGTAGGCACTCAAGTCTTTTGTTGTAAGCGAAAGAGTATGATACTTTGAATGGTGTTATTTTTGCGGACGGAAGCTCTAAGTAGCCAGTGAAGCAGTCTTCGATTTTTTTAAGAGACGCGCTATGCGTTAGATTAAAATATGCTTCAGGTAGATTCGGGCTCACCCTGACACCTCCCATGATAGCCCGGTAATGTTTAATAAGCTTTAAGTAAATCAACTTAAAATCTTTTATTTTGGCGATACTGATTGACGACTCTCGACTTCTGAAAGTAATGTCCTCTAATTTCGGAAGTAGTTTTCGGAATGCTACAAGCGCTGAAGGGCTGGCAGGCACACCCTTCGAAGATTGAGATGAGGCAAAATGCGACATAAACCTAATCACAGTATCATGATCTTGAAGAATTGCCGTCTTGGCTTCAGAGATCTTCTTTCTGATATTGTCTCTCTGAGAGAGCTCAAAAGAAAAACTTAGCCGGTTCGCAGGATTTTTATCTTTGATGATGTTGAGAGTTTCTCCCATCCCGGTTTTGTTGCCGTTGAGCCTAAGTGGAGATTCTGAAATTAATGTCGAGTCTGCGGATTGAGAAAGCATCAACAATGAGTTGATCAGTGCGCTTTTGCCGCTGCTATTCGCGCCTAGCAAAACGGTCAAAGGGCGCAACTCTAACTTAAAGTCTTTAAAGGCTTTATAGTTGCTTCCAGAGAAAGTTGATATCACAGCAATTCCTTTTGAATGGGAGAGGGTGTTCACGCGCGTTTTATCATCCCCAAGCAAAATATGCAAGAAATATCGATTTTGGTCTTTGCCTCTCTATATGCTTTATGTTGTAGGGGTATGTAGCGAGTGCGCAGATTAAAGCTTTAATGCTCTATGATTAAACAGCAATTGCTCCTATTTGGGCTGAATCTTGGCATGTATTAATATGATTCCCGATTGGGTGGCGAGGCGGGATTTAAATATTGGACCTAATGGCGTGCCGCAAATGATTTGTCTTCACTTTGAGGCTCAATGTTATTCTTGCTTCTATTCCTAATATAACCCCTCCTGGTGATTTTCGTGAGAGATGCAGATTTTCCACTAATCAAACGTAGCGGAAAGCAATGAGAGTTCCAGAGTGCGGATGACGCTTTCTGTTTCTATATTTTATCAAAGATTGAAATTCGTTCCTCATTAGCGTGTTGCTTTAGCAGGTACAGCTCTTCGAGTTAGACCGCTTTTTGCATCAACTGCCGCCGGTCCAGGGCACGAGGTGTAACGGGGCCGGATGCAATTGAATTATCAATAGAACAGCACTCAGGTGGTGAAGTGGCAAGAGATTCGTCAGCTATTAATAGGTGGTATTTTCACTATAAGAGCTGGCTCCCCGTGTATATTTCTTGTCCGGTATTGCCAGTTATTAGGATCATAGCGTGTCGGCTATCGTTTGGGTTTTCTTTCTAACTGCTCATTTATGTCGACGCAAGAGCGCCAGACTTGGCAAATTAGCGAGCCCGATCAAAATGTACGCGTGTGAGCTGGCCTACGACATGGTCAGCGGCGGCGGTAGAGCGATCTACCCAGCACCGCTCGTGTATTCAACTATCCAACGAAGATCACGCCATGGAAAGCAGCTTTGGCCACCCCTTAGTGTGCAGAATGGGGTGTGCATGAACGGCTTGCCCGAATCTCGAAGCTGTTGATAGCCTTCACAGGTCCTGCAGCGAATGTGTGGAATGGGTTCATCGTGCACGGCCCATAACTTGGACCAAGTATCCAGATCACTGATCTGCGGTGTCAGGTTCAGCCAGTCCAGCGTGTCCATACGCACCTCCGTTGTCGTGGCGCAAGCATAGTAGGCTTTGCCGGTCTTGGGTCGGTAATTGCGCAGGTGCTTCTGGCTGCGGATCTGGTGCCGCCAATGTTTCGCGGAAAGGGTAGGGGCTCTCGGCTGACTGCCGCGCTGCCATCTGCATCCCCCGCATCCGATTGCCGAGCGCTGATAGCTCGACGTGGGCAGCGGAGAGGTCGCGTTTGTACGACGCCAATAGGTGCAGCGCCTGGTCGCGCTCGCGCGCAGTGACTGCGTGGATGTCGACCAGCTTCAGGATATTCGTCCGGGCCTGGCGCAGGTCGGCGGCCACCTGCTCGTACTCTGCCTGGACTAAGGCGGCCTGTTGCTTCCATATCTGTGCTTCGGTGGGTATGCCGAGGCATCCGAACGCTTCGTCTTCAATGTCCATGCTGCTGCTCACAAATACTGTATTTGCGTACAGTATTCGAGGTTTGTCAGATTGCTCAAGGGCGGATCGATAGGTGGTGCAGGGGAGGGGTATTGAAGGTCGGCAGAACGCCGGGGGAGGGAAATAGGCAGCGTGACCAAAACGTGAGTCACGCCAGTTCACAGCGTGAACAAGGTGCGCATTTGTGAGACAGCGTGACCGATTGCGGGCGGCGTAAACGCTTGTTTTTAAAGGGCTCCCTCAAGGAGCATATGATTTAGGTTCCTGTGCGTCTTGAGTCGGATGGTTGCCCAAGACCCAGGCTGCAAGCCCCGTATTTCCGTTTGCAAAAACACAGAAAAGGTTACTTTTTGGCTTTGTCAGACAGCCGTGATGGTATCCTCTAGATATTCGAGAAGGGCG encodes the following:
- a CDS encoding AAA family ATPase, whose amino-acid sequence is MNTLSHSKGIAVISTFSGSNYKAFKDFKLELRPLTVLLGANSSGKSALINSLLMLSQSADSTLISESPLRLNGNKTGMGETLNIIKDKNPANRLSFSFELSQRDNIRKKISEAKTAILQDHDTVIRFMSHFASSQSSKGVPASPSALVAFRKLLPKLEDITFRSRESSISIAKIKDFKLIYLKLIKHYRAIMGGVRVSPNLPEAYFNLTHSASLKKIEDCFTGYLELPSAKITPFKVSYSFAYNKRLECLQVVEYIQYNKLGGVIFGYKKEGNNSDIFSDVIDPSVLSRSRSELLKLISPDSLVFMKHATELNRSFGSFSSLEGSSSPFAAILSRMVNITSKHVLSALSGLQVNHVSPLRAFPQRYYLLDKSVHHTKLNVLDGTELAEVLKNNPTIKDNINLLLAPFNIGIDIVKVNDIIYKIVVNQDDVDLELTDVGFGISQALPILVQAYLSPAGSLTIIEQPEIHLHPNMQAWLTDAVIKIALSERKRFLIETHSDALIRRIRLRIVDDSSALTEDDVKIYHLHRDRINRHTLLDDIKISDNGDIKWPKDFMDVEIKDTIKIQQLKYAKVNKDSEVQS